In Acidisarcina polymorpha, the DNA window CTGCTCGTCTGGCAGATCGCTACCGCCCTTTTCTCCATACCCGGCGGCGTGGCTTACGCCAACGAGGCATGGGGCGGCTCGAGCCACACTCATCTCTACCTTTCCGACTCCAACACCGATTGGGGACAGCAACTCAAGATGGTGAAAATCTATCTCGATAAGCACCCTGGAAGGCCCTGCTACTTTGCCTACTTCGCCCAGGGCCCGGTGAACTTCACCGATTACGGCATCAAGTGCCAGCAGTTGCCAACCTCTTCAGGTTCATGGCTGGGATTCCCGCCCATGAGCTTCGCCTCAGGCCCGACCGTCTCCGGAACCATCCTCATCAGCGGGGGAAACCTTGACGGCGTCGACCGTCCGGGTAAGCTCAATCCTTATGAGCAATTCCGGATCTTGCAGCCAACAGCAACGATCGATGAAGCGGTCTACGTCTACGAAGGAACCTTCACCTTGCCCCTCGCCGCGGCATTAAGTCATGCCGAGGCATCGCAGAGCCTCATCCGCCAGAAACGCTACGATGGCGCCCTCGCCGAAGCAAAGCTTGCAACTCAGCTAGCGCCAGAGAGCACCGATGCGCTCACCGCGCTGGGTGACGCCTTGGACGGGTTGCATCGAGCACCCGAGGCGAAAGTCGCGTACGCGGCAGCTCTCCAGGCCGCACAAACCATCGAACCGGAGTTCCAGGTCGGCGCAGTCTCGGCGCTTAAAGCTAAAATCAACGGCGCGCAACCATAAGCCAATTCCGATATTTCTCTAACCTCATGAACCGCCACTACGGAGGTGGGAATCATGAGGAAACCGTTTACGAAGAGAACCAAAGGTCAGAAGGCTCGACCGAGACTAAGCCCGGCATTCCAGATTTAGAACTCTCAAAACTTGCAGTACAACGAAGCCGCTGGTTAGAAGATCATGCGGTCGCGCTACTTGCCCTCGACAGTTTGCATGAACACTCGGGACAGACGCTCAGTTCATATCCACAGCGGAACAAACAATTCACGCTGGTCGCTACTTCCCATTCAGCGATGTGCCGTTCGGGATGCCTACCCGATCCACCATCCTCTGGCCGGAGGTTTCGATGATTTTTCCAGATTATTTCGTCATCGGACGGGATCCGATCTGTCTGAGGTAATCGAGATATGCTTTGAACGTCCCGGGTACGATTCGATAAAACACGTTGAGGCCGTCTTTTCGAGAAGCAATCAGGCCGAGCTCTGTCAGGACCTTCAAATGATGCGAGAGCGTAGGCGGAGAGATATGGCTCTTCGCATGCATTTCTCCGCAGAATAGCTCATCATGCTGAGCTATTTGGGTGTAAATGGCGAGCCGGTTGGGATCGCCCAACGCTCTTCCAATCTGAGCGGCTTCGTCGTCGGTGATTCTTTTCTTGCTCATTTCTATATTCCGCAACCGGCAGGTTTTTCGAACAAATGAATCCTAGTATTTTGATCCACATCGAAATAGTACGCTAGCGAAGACGCTGAGTGCCGGAGCGCCCCCATGTGGATTGTACGACTCGCCCTGAATAAGCCCTATACCTTCGTCGTGGCGGCGATCCTGATTGTTGTCCTTGGACTCTCGGCGATCGCAACGACGCCGACCGACATCTTCCCAAATATCGACATTCCTGTGGTGACCGTCATCTGGTCGTACTCCGGGCTCCCCGCGAAAGAGATGGAGCAGAGGGTTACGACTTTCAGCGAGTTTGTGATGGCGGTCGTCAACGATGTGAAATCCATCGACTCGCAGACGACCAGTGGGGCCAGCGTCATCAAGATTTACTTCCAGCCACAGGTGCGGATCGACGCGGCCATGTCTCAGGTGGGCGCTGCTGTAAACTCCATTCGTTTCCGCATGCCCCAGGGGGTCAATCCTCCGTGGATTTTACGATTCAGCGCTTCGACGGTGCCGATCATTCAGCTTTCGCTCTCCAGCGATACGCTTTCAGAATCTGAGATTTACGACTACGGGCTGTTTCGGGTTCGCCAGCAGTTGACGACAGTTCCAGGAACGTTGCTACCAACTCCGTACGGCGGTGTAGCAAGGCAGATTATGGTCGATCTCGATCAGGACGCTCTTCTTGCCAAAGGGATTACTCCGATAGATGTCACCGCCGCGATCAATGCACAAAACGTGACACTCCCTTCCGGTACGGCCAAGGTTGACAGCCGGGAGTATACAGTCAGCACCAACTCCAGTCCGACCGATGCTCTCATGCTGAATGATGTTCCGATCAAGACTGTCAACGGGTCTCTGGTTTACATGAGGGACGTCGCTCACGTCAGAGACGGCTGGTCCGTGCAGCAGAATGTTGCACGCGCAAATGGCAAGCCGGCGGCGCTTCTTGCCATTATGAAGACGGGTTCGGTGTCGACGCTCGATATCGTCAATCAGATCAAGAACGATGTCCTTCCGGCGTCTCGTGCGGCCGCTCCGAAGGGACTGAAGATCACCGAGCTCTTCGATCAATCCATATTTGTGAAGGCCTCTATCGTCGGCGTATTGCGCGAGGGGGTGATCGCCGCATCCCTAACCGCACTCATGATATTGCTCTTCCTCGGCAGCTGGCGGAGCACGTTGATTATTGCTGTCTCCATTCCGCTGTCGATTCTAAGTTCGATCATCCTGCTCAGCGCGATGGGCGAAACGATGAACACGATGACGCTCGGCGGACTTGCGCTGGCTATTGGAATCCTGGTGGACGACGCGACCGTCACGATAGAAAACATTCACCGCCATATGGAAGATCAGCCTCTTCGCGAGGCCGTCCTAATTAGCGCTTCGGAGATTGCGACGCCAACCCTGGTGTCGACGCTCACAATTTGTATCGTATTTGTGTCAGTGGTCTTTCTGACCGGACCGGCAAAGTTCCTATTTACTCCGATGGCGCTCGCGGTCGTCTTCGCCATGCTTGCTTCCTATGTTCTTTCGAGGACGCTGGTCCCCGTCATGGTGAACTTCATGCTTGGGGCGGAGCAGCATGTCGAACCCGGCATCGACGGCGAACCTGTTCACGAGAGGGCGAGAGGACGCTCCATCTTTGGTCGCATCAACCAACGGTTCAATGAGGGATACTTCTGGGTGCAAGAGCGTTATACGCATGCCCTCGAAAGCGTCCTGCATCACCGGAAGCCAGCGCTGATCACTTCAATCGCCATCATGTCGACGGCGTTCCTGCTGCTGCCCTTTGTGGGCAGGGACTTCTTTCCCTCCGTCGACGCGGGACAGATCAAGCTGCATATCCGTGCGCGGCCTGGGACTCGTATCGAAACCACGAAAGTGCTCTTCAGCCAGGTCGAGGACCAAATTCGCAAGACGATCCCCGCGAATGAAACTGACCTCATCATGGATAACATCGGGCTGACGCCGGAGACTTTCAACTATGCGTTTGGCGATGGAGCAACGATCGGGAGCGCCGACGGCGAGGTGCTTATCGCCCTCAACACCAAGCATCATGGCCCGACGCAAAGGTATGTGAGTGAGTTGCGATCGCAGTTACAGCGGCAATTCCCGGATCTCACTTTCTTCTTCCAGCCCGCTGACATGGTCACGCAAATTCTGAACTTCGGACTTCCCGCCCCGATCGACGTGCAGGTGCAGGGTTACGATCCTGGAAACTATGAGATTGCGCGGCGTCTTCGCGCTCGATTGGCTACCGTCCCAGGAGCGGTTGATGTTCACCTGCACCAGGTCGTCGATGCCCCCGATCTTCATCTCGACATCGACCGCGTCCGTGCAGCGCAGTTCGGCCTCACCCAACAGGATGTGGCGAATAGCCTCTACATTTCGCTAAGCTCGAGCGCCGCGGTCCAACCAAACTTCCGGCTGGATCCGAAGATGGGCATCACCTACACCGTCGCTGCGCAAACTCCGCAGTACAGCATCAACTCAATTAACGCGCTCCAGAATACACCGATTCCGATTCACACCATGAATAATCGGACGGAAGTGCTGGGCAACATGGCCACGCTTACACCGGCTGTTCTTCCGGTGGTGATCAACCACCACAACGGAGCGCCAGTCTTCGACATCTTCGCGAACACGCAGTCGAGCGATCTTGGTTCGGTCGCGGCCAAGGTCAATCGCATCGTGAAGGAAGAGAGCAAGAACCTGCCTCCGGGAACCAAGATCGTCGTTCGCGGTCAGGTAGAGAGTATGAACGAGGCCTTCAACCGGCTTGGTCTTGGACTCGCCTTCGCAGCCCTCATGGTTTACCTGCTGATGGTGGTCAACTATCAAAGCTGGCTCGACCCGTTCATCATCATCTGCGCGCTTCCCGGGGCCTTCTGCGGTATCGTATGGGCGCTGTTTCTCACGCAGACTACATTTAATGTTCCGAGTCTGATGGGCGCCATCATGTCGATCGGCGTAGCGACAGCAAACTCGATACTCCTGGTCACCTTTGCGAATGAACTACGCGCACAAGGCGTGGACCCGCTTGAAGCCGCGGTCAAGGCAGGCTTCACGCGCCTACGGCCGATTATCATGACCGCGTTCGCGATGATCATCGGCATGCTGCCGATGGCTCTCGGCATTGGCGAAGGCGGCGAACAGAATGCTCCTCTTGCGCGCGCAGTCATTGGCGGACTCAGCGTGGCAACCTTCGCTACCCTCTTCTTTGTGCCTTTGATGTTTACCTTGATCCACGGACGGAACGGCGGCGGACGCAACGCCGGCAGCCCTCAGGAGGCCGTATGACCCAGCAGAATGCAACCGCCATTGAAGAGCCGCAGATCGGGGAGCCGCAGATCGGCGGCGAATCTTCCTCCGTGGCCATAAGAATTATTGGGGCCATCATCTTGCTAGTGATCCTTGTGGCAGTGGGCATCTTTCCTCGCATCGCACGACACCGGGAGGCGCTCGCGGCTGTGAACGAATCCGCGACGATCCACCCCATCGTCACGCTTGCCCATGCGGTCAAAGGTGAGCCAAGTTCTGAGCTTCTCCTGCCGGGAAATATCCAGCCGCTCTATAGCGCCAATCTCTTTGCGCGTACCGACGGTTATATCGAACGGCGCAATGTCGACATCGGGAGCAAGGTGAAGACGGGGGAAGTACTCGCAATCATTTCCTCACCTGAGATCGACCAGCAGCTCTTGCAGGCCCGCGCCACCGTCGTGCAGTCCGAAGCCTCTCTGCTTCAAGCTCGCGCCGCGCTCGAACAGGCGAAGGCCAACGCGGAGCTGGCGCGCCTCACCAAGGAGCGCGACCTTCCCCTCGGCAATGAGCACGCGATCTCGCAGCAAATTGTAGACTCTGCCGTCCAGGCCAACGACGCGCGGATAGCGGATGTAGCTGCGGCCCAGGCCAATATCACCGCTGCCGAAGCCAATGTCACCGCGAACCAGGCCAACGTCGCCCGGCTCGTGCAGATGCAGAGCTTCGAACGTATTGTCGCTCCCTTCGACGGAGTCATCACTGCACGCAATGTCGAGCGCGGCGACCTCGTGAGTACAGGAAACGCAGCAAAACCGCTCTTCAGCATGGCGCAGAGCGGGACCTTGCGTATCCAGATCGATGTACCGCAGTCAGAAGCGGTCAACATCCAGGACGGACAAAAAGCAGAGATCGATGTTAAGGAACGTCTCGGCCGCGCGTACACGGGTACGGTGACACGGAGCGCCGGTTCGCTCGACAGTGCCGCTCGCACCATGTTGACGGAGGTCCAGATCGACAATCGGGATGGCTCGCTCTTGCCTGGTATGTATGCACAGGTGAAGTTCACGCTGCCGCAACAGCGCGCGTCGCTCATCATCCCAACCAGTTCGCTGGTCGTCGACCGCGCAGGCATGCACGTCGTCACCGTGAACAAAGATCACACCGTTCATTTCAATCCGGTAGTCGTGGGCAAGGACATGGGGACAACGATCGAGATCCGCAGCGGCCTCAACGGTTCCGAGTCCATTGTGGCGAGTCCCAGTGACTTGCTGAGTGAGGGAGAACATGTCGAAGTCCGCTGATCATCTTTTCCACTCACGATCTTCCGACGAGATGGCTGATGACCACAAGGAAATCAGGGCATGGGTGCTCAGGATTTCGCTCGTCGCCATCGTCCTGCTGGTCGCCGGCTGCAATGTTGGCCCTGACTACAAGCGTCCCGTGGTCAACAACCCTCAAAGTTATCGCGGAGCCCTCGCTCCCGATATCGCAGCGACACCTGGTCGTACGAATGCGGCCCCAGCGGTGTCTTTGGCAGATCAGCAATGGTCGACGATTTTCAAAGACCCCGTACTGCAGAGGCTCGTGGAAGAGGCTCTGAAGAACAATCTGGATCTCCGCATCGCGGCACAACGGATCCTCGAAGCACAGGCGCAGGTCGGCATCACCCGGTCGCAACAATTGCCGAGTGTGAATGCCGGCGGCAGCTACTCCGCATTGCAGCTGCCATCGGGGCTTGCCTTCGCTAATACCAGCGGTGCACCCACAAGCTCGTTCATCAGCGGTGGTGGCTTTAGCGCGTCAGGCGCGTGGAACCTCGATTTCTGGGGGCTGTACCGCCGGCAAACGGAGGCCGCACGGGCTGATCTTCTCTCGACGGAGTGGGCCCAAAAGGCGACCCGATCTGCCCTAGTCGAGGGCGTCGCGGAAGCATATTTCCAGCTTCGGAGCCTTGATGCGCAGCTGGAGGTCACGAACCGCACTATCCAGGCACGCAAGGACTCTCTCAAGCTCGTCAGCGAACTCGAAAAATACGGAGCTGGGTCGCTTGAAGACACACGCCAGGCGGAGGAACTGCTCCACTCCGCGCAAGCTGTTCTCCCCCAGATCCGGCAGCAAATCGCCGTAGAAGAAAATACGATCAGTATCCTTCTCGGACACAATCCTGACGCCGTGGATCGTGGCCTGCCGGTGGATCAGCAGCCTCATCCCGAGGAGGTTCCAGCGGGTGTGCCCTCTCAGCTTTTGGAGAGGCGTCCAGACATTCAAGTAGCCGAGGCAAAGTTGATCGCCGCCAATGCTCGCATCGGGGTCGCGAAGGCGCAGTTCTTCCCGAACATATCCCTGAGCAGTCTTGGCGGCTCCGCCAGCAACCAACTGCAATCGGTCTTCTCCGGCAAGAACGCATATTGGTATGCTGCGGCATCGTTATCTGAACCGATCTTCGACGGCGGCCGCATTCGGAGCAACTACCATCTCTCTCAGGCAGAAGAGCAGGAGATGCTTCTCGAATATCAGAAGACAATACTCAACGCTCTGAGGGACGTCTCGAACTCACTGGTCGCCTATAAGGAGACACGGGAGCATCGCGAGGAAAAGGCCGCGCAGGTCACCGCCGCCGCTGACGCAGTGCGGCTCGCCCGGATGCGCTACTCGGGCGGCAATACCAGCTATCTCGAGGTGCTCACCACGGATACCGATCTCTACGACGCTCAGCTGAACCTGGCACTCGCACAGGAGCAGGAAGCCGCTTCACTCGTCCAGCTCTACGCAGCTCTGGGTGGCGGGTGGCAGCAATAGAGACTGTCGACGGAGACGACCTCTGTAGTGAGCTTCTCTGCAAGAGTCCGTAAAAGCGGCTATACGGAAAACTCGTGTGCGGTGATCGACAAGTGTTTGATTTGCTGAATACACGGCAACTTGGAAGTACGGGCCGTCAATGAGTGAATTGGCGATATGGGACCACTCCGGGAGTTAGCGCCTCTGATCGCCGTACAAACGACCCCCGGTGGATCCGCCCGAAATTGCGCTAAAGTGTCACTTGCTTGGCGCCACATCAGAACGACCTGAACAGGGAGGCGGCTTTCTCAACTATCGATTGGTGTCCCGGATCAGCGCGATGGTATATCGAGGACCTCAATGGTGTTTGCAGGGATGGTGTGCGACCACTCGCCTACTTTCACCGGCACAGTAGAAACGACAGGGCGGATGTGGGCAGGGTCGGTAATCGAATTTGTGTCATTCCAGGTGCTTGCGTGCAGACTTGAGATTTCCGCCGTATGCCCTCCGGGAAGACCCGCGATGGCGAGGGTTTCCGGGGTGCTATGGGCGTTGACGAGCTTGAGATGCACTGTGCCCGTGCTGCTCTCTTTCGTCGCCGAGACGAAGATCCGATCGTCCTCGCGAGAGAGTTTGGCCGCGATCGTCGTATCGCCGAGATGGCCGGCGAAGAGGGCCTGGGCATAATAGCTCGGAGAGCCGTACGCGGTGCCGGCATCGTACCCGATGAGGTCGGTGGGCCACAGCATGGCGCCGGGATTCACGTTGGTGAACAAAGGAGCGTAGGCGGCCATCACGATCAGATCGCTGTTACGTTCAAGCGATGTCATCCAGGCGGCATCGCCCAGCGCATCGCCAAAGTTGGGCGTCGGCGAGCCAGAACGCGTCGCCCACTCGCCAACGAAAACCTTCGGGCCGTCGCGAGGAGCGTTATCGTAGTGGTGAACGAGATCCATCATGTCAGACGGCGACTTATAGTAATGCTCGTCCGAGACTTCGGGGCTGACGACTCGAGTGCTGTATTCGGCGTTGCCATCGGTAGCGATGAGCTTGTACTGCGGATATCTCTGGTGGAGCGCTTGGGCAAACTGCGCGTAGCGCGCTGGGTAACTGCCAGACTTGTCGAGGTAGTCTTCGTTGCCGATCTCGATGTAGTGCAGGACGAATGGAGTTGGGTGACCGTCCTTTGCACGAACCGCACCCCAATGGGTCGAGGTGTCGCCGGTAACGTACTCAATTTCATCCAGCGCCGATTGAACCAGTGGCGCGAGGTTTGGCCCCGGAGTGACATGAGTATGGTCGAGCGCGTAGCCGGCGTTCACGGCGAGCACCGGTTCGATGTGCAGATCTTCGCACCAGGTCAGGTAGTCAAGCAGCCCGACGCCGTCGCTGGACCAGTAGAACCATGACCCGTTGTGGCCAGCCCTATCGACGATGGGGCCAATCGTTTTCTTCCAGTCATATGCGTCGGCGAGTGTATTGCCTTCCAGAAAATTGCCACCCGGCATGCGGAGGAATGCAGGATGCATGTCGGCCATCATCCCCATGAGGTCGGGGCGCAGGCCATTTGCACGGTCGTGATAGGTGGGCTGGAAGAGGCTGACGAGTTGGAGCCAAACGGTTCCCGGATGGGCGACGGAGAGTTCGAGATGGTTATCGGTGGAAGGGGCGATCTTCGCGGTCTTGAGTGTGTACTGGTACTGAGCCCATCCGCCCGGCTGCGGGGTGACCGTGCTGCTGGCCTGAACGGCGCCGGTACGGTTGTTGATCAGCCTAATCGTTATGGGGCCCGGACTGTCGCTGGCGACATGTGCATAGAATGAGCCGATGTAGGTGGTTTCGGCCTTGAGGCCAAAGCCCCAATATCCAGGGTTGGTGAGCCCTACTTCATTCTCGGGGGACGCGGAGGTGATCGAGAGTTTCATGCTGCTGGAGAGTGATTGGGATGGGCCGGAGGTGAAATCGAGTTCACTGGTGCCTTGCGAAGAGCCTCGCCGAACCAGATCCCATGGCGTTGTCCCGGACCAGTCATTGTGGAAGGCACGGTTCTGAACCATCTCCGCATAGAGGCCGCCATCAATTGAGTGGTTGATTTCCTCGATCATGAGGCCGTAGAGGGTCGGGCTGACAGGGGTGCCGGCCTTACCTACGTCGAGGGTGAGACGGAGTTGCTGGGCCGAAAGGGAACTTCCAAGAAGCATAATGGCGAGCGGACAGATTTTCGGAAAGCCTCTATCGAGCAAGACAGACTCCAGTCGGAGGTACATCTGCGTTGGCAATACCATTCTGACATATCACCATGGACAGATAGCGTGATGTGCCTAGAAAAACCTTACACAGAAACGGTAACTATCCCTGTCATCGGAAAACAGTTGAAACACCCCTTATAAATAGGATCGTTTGCGAAGCAAAATGCCACGCGTGCTCAACTGACGATAACAGGCCAACTCACTCGTTGAACCGTCCGATAGTCTACACCTCCGGCAAGTTGCCGTATGACCGGCTTGTCGGACGTGTACATCAAGATAGCTGGTCTGTACTGACAAATTGAGCCGGGACAACGGAGTGTCCCAGTGGTGTATGCTCCTTATTCGCAACATACAGGTATCTCAGTAGTCGCTTTTCGTTCGTCAGAAGATGAACACAGGAGAGGAACCGTTGCAGCCCCTCAAAGTTAGCACTGCCTTCGGCAGCGACCAGTTCATCTTCTCTTTTCTTCCGCGCGTCATGCCACCGCTTCGCGATCCGAGCCGCGCTCTCGGTTGTATCTTTTGCGCGGATATCTCGAAACATCGCTCGCTCCATCAGGCGTTCGTTCTCTCCTGGCGGGCTGTACATGTAAAAGCCGATCGAGCTACGCGTAGCGATCTCTTCGTGAGAGACAATTCCTCCGACTACCAGAGCGTCACTGAACAGCACGCGTCCGCCGGGCTTTAGTACGCGAAACATTTCAACCAACACCTCGGGACGTCCCGGAAGATGGCATAGAACGTCATTCGAGAACACAGCGTCAAATGTGTTGTCGTCAAAAGGTAATCTCTTCGAAGCGTCACACAATTCGAAATGCACCCGGGAAGCAAGACCTCTTGACTGCGCGAGCAGGTTCGCATTGCGGACACCCGGTTGGTTAATGTCCACCCCTATGAGCCGGCAGCCTACTGTTTCTCCAAGGTGCAACGTATATCCCCCCGACCCGCACCCCAGCTCGAGCACAAAGGAATCAGATCGCAGTCCCAACAGTCGCGGGATTTCGTTCGATTCTTGCGTTGTGACCCAGCTCGTTTGGCCGAAATCCTCGCCATAGGTCTCAATGCGCACCGCGCGATAGATCGCTGACTCATGATTTCGATACGCATTATCGTAGAGATCGACTTTCGGTGACATACTTGAGGTTCTCCTTGCAGCTTTGCCCGCGAGAATGGTCAATCCAGCTCCAAACCCAGCAATCTCCTCAGATGTTCCAAGCTGCCTAAGACCGGCTTGGCTGGTAAATGTTATCAGATGGTGCTTTCATCCCGGCCATGCCCCCAGTGTGGCCTCGCAGCTGGATATTGTGAATCCCGAAACTCTGAATGATCCTTGTGTGAAAAGCTAAGCGCTTCGATGACTATTAGGCTTTGCAGTGCTGCTCGACATCAAGTGGCAGTAATTGCTTGCGCTCTTGACCGCCATTCGTTGTCCATGCAATCGTTACAATCGACCTGGGACATACCTTCATGCGGATCGCAGATCTTGTCCTCCCTGTATTCGCCGTAATCCTGTCTGGCTGGATCGCCGGTTATTCCGGCTATTTGTCGCGAGCATTGGCTGACGCTCTGATTCACTTCGCATATAACATCGCAATGCCGGCGTTGCTGATAGTCACAATTGCACAAGAACCAAGCCGGTCGCTGATCGATTGGCGCTTCCTCGTTGCGTTCGGCGGCGGCTCCCTCCTCTGTTTCATCCTCGTATTCGGCATCATGAGCATTCGTATTTCCCGAAGTCTTGCGAGCCGGACGATGTATGGCATGGCGGCATCGATGACCAACACCGGCTTTGTCGCCTTACCCGTGTTGCAGGCCATCTATGGCCCGCGTGCCGTGCTGCCGGCAGCGATCGCCACGGCATTCGTCGCCGTTGTGATGTTTCCGGCGGCCGTGATCCTGCTCGAACTCGGTCAGCAGGATGCGCACGACCCACGCAAGAACCCGATGAGCATGGTGAAGCATGTCGTGCTCAACCCGATGGTTTTATCAATCCTGATCGGCATGCTTTGCTCCGTCTTTGATCTGCGCTTGCCTGGGCCGATTACCGGCTACCTTGGCATCCTTGCGGGTGCGCTTACGCCTTGTGCACTGTTCGCCATTGGCTTGGGGCTGTCGATTGATGGGTTACGAGCCAATATCGGGCCAGCCTCTGTTATCGCGGTCATCAAGCTCCTTATCATGCCTCTGATCGTGTACGGATTAAGCGTGTGGCTGGGCCTAGACCCCCTCTACACGATTGCGGCCGTAATCTGCGCCGCCGTGCCTACGGCCAAGACGGTTTACATTCTCGCGGGAGAGTATCACTGCGAGGAGATGATGATCGCGTCCACTGTATCGATGACGACTCTTGTCTCCGTCGTCTCGCTCGCAGCCTGGATCTATGGGCTGTCCGGACTAGCTACACGCATTGTTGTTCGATGAAGTTTTATTTCTCTCAGATTGTCAGTAACCATGACTTACAAGTAAGCAGGACGTGGATGTCTTGGTCGGCGCAGGCATGCGTCCGTAACCGGCTAGTGTCCGAGTCTCTGACTTACCCTCGGGAGCTTCATTTGCGCAGGGAGGGCGGAACAGATCAGCAGTAGAAGTCGATGCTTTTCAAGGATGAAAACGAGAAAGGCGATGGCGGCGAACAAGCCCGCAGCAGCTTCGCTACGGGCGTGCTGGGTCATGACTTCGGGGATGCTGGACCAAACGTGAGCAGGCTTTCGATTTTGCCGGCCGGCGAGAAGCGAATGCAATCATGGCCTTTCACCGTAACCTTTCCCTCCGGCAGAATGAGCACCCACTTGAAGAGCGCAACCGCGTGATGCGTGGAGACGTTTTCGATGTCAAAGTGGGCGCCGGGATACTGCTTCTGGAAGCGTTCCATATCTTCGATTGCTGCACTCGTACCCCCGACGTACTCCGGCACGAGATATTCCACATTCTCGTCGAAGACCTCCGAGAGAATGCTCTTTCGCTGCGCGTCGGAAATCGGCTTCCAAGTTTCCACATATCTTCGGTAGACGTGCAAGGCTTCTAGATTGGTCATGGTGGTTCTCCTTCTGTCCCTAAGGTAGGCTGTGGCTTCTGTACGGTCGATAGCTGAAACCCCAAATTTATTTACTGAAAACCCAAAAATCGCGGCATTCTAGAGGAATGGATCCGTTTCTCGATGTGGTGCAACTGCTTCGACCCCGAGCCACATTGTGGTCGAAAATTGAAGGCTTTGGCCGATGGGGGCTGGCGTTTCGGAAGCGCGACGATTTGCTTTTCTGCCGCGTGGAGCGGGGCGAGTGTCACTTGCTCCGGCCTCAATTTTCACCGGTTCTACTACGGCAGGACGACTTCGTGCTGATTCATACCTCGACGCCGTTTGTGCTTACCTCAGATCCGTTGATGGTGCCGGAAGACAGCGAAGAGTTGGTAGCGGCCGCGAAGAGTGTCTCGCTGCAACTTGGCGAAGGCACGGAGTCGCCGGTTACGCTGCGCGGGGGCCGGTTTGTTTTCGATACGGCGAATGAGAGCTTGCTGTGGGAGCTATTGCCGTCGCTGCTGCACGTTGCGGCGGACGATACTTCGTCGTGGCGCGTGCGCTCGTTGCTGAGATTGAATGAGATGGAGACCTTGCAGCCGGGGCCGGGGAGCGAGTTTCTT includes these proteins:
- a CDS encoding alpha-L-arabinofuranosidase C-terminal domain-containing protein, which translates into the protein MVLPTQMYLRLESVLLDRGFPKICPLAIMLLGSSLSAQQLRLTLDVGKAGTPVSPTLYGLMIEEINHSIDGGLYAEMVQNRAFHNDWSGTTPWDLVRRGSSQGTSELDFTSGPSQSLSSSMKLSITSASPENEVGLTNPGYWGFGLKAETTYIGSFYAHVASDSPGPITIRLINNRTGAVQASSTVTPQPGGWAQYQYTLKTAKIAPSTDNHLELSVAHPGTVWLQLVSLFQPTYHDRANGLRPDLMGMMADMHPAFLRMPGGNFLEGNTLADAYDWKKTIGPIVDRAGHNGSWFYWSSDGVGLLDYLTWCEDLHIEPVLAVNAGYALDHTHVTPGPNLAPLVQSALDEIEYVTGDTSTHWGAVRAKDGHPTPFVLHYIEIGNEDYLDKSGSYPARYAQFAQALHQRYPQYKLIATDGNAEYSTRVVSPEVSDEHYYKSPSDMMDLVHHYDNAPRDGPKVFVGEWATRSGSPTPNFGDALGDAAWMTSLERNSDLIVMAAYAPLFTNVNPGAMLWPTDLIGYDAGTAYGSPSYYAQALFAGHLGDTTIAAKLSREDDRIFVSATKESSTGTVHLKLVNAHSTPETLAIAGLPGGHTAEISSLHASTWNDTNSITDPAHIRPVVSTVPVKVGEWSHTIPANTIEVLDIPSR
- a CDS encoding class I SAM-dependent methyltransferase, whose amino-acid sequence is MSPKVDLYDNAYRNHESAIYRAVRIETYGEDFGQTSWVTTQESNEIPRLLGLRSDSFVLELGCGSGGYTLHLGETVGCRLIGVDINQPGVRNANLLAQSRGLASRVHFELCDASKRLPFDDNTFDAVFSNDVLCHLPGRPEVLVEMFRVLKPGGRVLFSDALVVGGIVSHEEIATRSSIGFYMYSPPGENERLMERAMFRDIRAKDTTESAARIAKRWHDARKKREDELVAAEGSANFEGLQRFLSCVHLLTNEKRLLRYLYVANKEHTPLGHSVVPAQFVSTDQLS
- a CDS encoding AEC family transporter — encoded protein: MRIADLVLPVFAVILSGWIAGYSGYLSRALADALIHFAYNIAMPALLIVTIAQEPSRSLIDWRFLVAFGGGSLLCFILVFGIMSIRISRSLASRTMYGMAASMTNTGFVALPVLQAIYGPRAVLPAAIATAFVAVVMFPAAVILLELGQQDAHDPRKNPMSMVKHVVLNPMVLSILIGMLCSVFDLRLPGPITGYLGILAGALTPCALFAIGLGLSIDGLRANIGPASVIAVIKLLIMPLIVYGLSVWLGLDPLYTIAAVICAAVPTAKTVYILAGEYHCEEMMIASTVSMTTLVSVVSLAAWIYGLSGLATRIVVR
- a CDS encoding helix-turn-helix transcriptional regulator; the protein is MDPFLDVVQLLRPRATLWSKIEGFGRWGLAFRKRDDLLFCRVERGECHLLRPQFSPVLLRQDDFVLIHTSTPFVLTSDPLMVPEDSEELVAAAKSVSLQLGEGTESPVTLRGGRFVFDTANESLLWELLPSLLHVAADDTSSWRVRSLLRLNEMETLQPGPGSEFLIARLMELILVEMLRRETPKVDDRSTGLIAGLLDPAIANALLAMHGEIARAWSVAELARLCGVSRSGFATRFKDVLGVGPIEYLMNWRMAVAKDELRRGRRSIVEIALAVGFQSPSAFSTSFTRAVGCSPKRFAGKAA